Part of the Caulifigura coniformis genome, CTGTGCACGGCACGACGAGCGCGCTGAGACAGGTCAGTCGAAGAATCAACGGGGCTCGCACCATACAGGCAATCCTTTGCCATCAACGTCGAGAATGTCCACGGAGTCTCCCCACGGAGTCGTGGCGACCCGGCGCAGAACGCGGTCTCGACCGGAACATCGGCGCTCTGGACGGCTTGGCTTCAGAGAAGAATTCCACCTGTGACGATTAAGAAGAATTTGTCGCCGAGCAGCGGCGTGACAGCAGGGTCAGCCCGGATACGCCACCACCGCGGGCGCAGATTCTGCCGTCCGCCCCAACGAAAGACGCCTCGCCCGGCGCTGCGCGGGGCGAGGCGTTGACGTACCCTTGTGTCCCCGCGTCCGATCAGTTGCCGCCGGTCGATGCCGCGGACCCGATCGCCTGGTATTCGATGGTGGGGGGCAGGGCGTTCGTGGCTGCGTTCGTGAAGATCTGCTCCACCTCGGTCGCCGGACGCCCGAGCGGATGCGTGGCTCGCAGTGTCACGGGCATCGAAGCCTCCCCGCCGGCGTAGCCCGCCAGCGCCTTCTGCACGCTCTGCATGCGGACGTCGTTCTGAGCCGTGTCCGGTGCCGTCGAGATGTAAATGTGCCGGTGCTGCGGAGGCGCCTGGGTGAAGATCCAGTTCAGGTGCTGCTGTCCTGCGCTGTTCAGGAGGTGCGTGCCGGCATCGAAGTGATAGTCGTACATCGTCGTCGCCGCGCACCAGCCGTTGTCCACCTGCGTCTGCAGCGCGAGGCGGACGTCGTCCCGGTCCTGCACGTTGTACGGGTATGGCCAGTAATGGTTTGCGTGGAACTTGTGGATACAGGTCTGCTCCGGCCCGCAGGGGCGCGCGAATGGAGGCCAGGCCTTTCCATGGTGGAATTTCTGCCGTTCGCCAACCGGCTCGTCGCTGCGTTGGCAGTAATACTCCGCGGTTCCCCGCTTGGGACCTTCTGCGAAGAACGGCCAGCCGGCAAAGGATGCCGTCGGCGATGCAATGGCCAGCGCGGCCACAAACAGACCCTGAGCACGGTTCGGCACGTCGTCCCCTCCCTGTCCCGCCGACGAACCTGGCTGTGAAGCGGGTTCTGCCGGTCAGCGATCCTCAGCATTGCGCGGCGTACCGCACAGATGCCCCCATCGGAAAGATCGGCAATGGAAAAGAGCGATCATGAGGGGAAATCAGGTTGTACAGGGGGCGCCCGCCATCAGCTTTGGCCGACCGACCTGATCAACACGAACTGGTTGCAGCCCAGCCGGTTCGTCGTCCGGAGGTTGTCGAGTGTGTAGCCGCGGTCCCGGTAGAACTCGAGAATCTCTTCCGGCCTGGCCACTTCGAACGGGTAGCCGCCGAGCCAGTCGATCCAGTCATGATAGACCGACATTCCCCGGCGGCGTTTGTAGTCGGCGAAGTAGTTGCTTCGCGTCGTCACGCACTTCAGGACGGCGACGCCTGCAAACAGCGGAATGAACATCAGTTTCACCAGCGCCCGGCCGACTGGGCCGCTGCAATACAGCTTCTTGATCCGCGTCCAGACGCGCGATTTGAAGCCTTCGTCGTTGTACAGGGCGATGAACAGCCGGCCGGCCGGATTCACGAGGTCGGCGACGTTCGCCAGTGCGTCCCACATGCGACCCGTGTGGTGCAGCACACCCCATGAGTAGACGACATCAAACGTCCCCAGGGACTTCAGGAATTCACGGTCGAGGACCGAGGCCTGCTGGACGGTCCACGATGGCGAGTCGGCGAAGTAACGGCGACGCAGTTCGGCCGTACAGGCCACGGATTGCGGATCGAAATCGAATGAAACAACGCTGGCTCCAAGGCGCTTTGCCGCCAGCGAGAACAGCCCGCTTCCCGACCCGGCGTCGAGAAACCGCCGGCCCTCGAGCGTGTCGACGCGAAGCATTTCTTTCAGCGACTGTTCCGCCTGGGCGATGCGCGAGTCATCGAGCGTTTCGAGAAACGAGGCCCAGTTGCTTCCGAACGTGAAACGTTCTCCCCGGCGGACTTCGTCGTGAAACTGGGCGTCGCTCGTCATGGCGGACGGGTGTGTGGATACCAGTGTGGCGGCGTTGGACATGCGGATCAGTGGGCTGCGTAGGCGAAGCTGCGAAGAGAGAACCTGTCAGAGCCGATCGCTGACGGGAAGTGGGGGGCGGATGACGATTTCGCCGAAGTCCTCGTCCTGCTGAGCACGGAAACTGTGATGGCGGAGCAGTTCGAGCACGGCGAGGAACATGCCGGTGATCTTGCTTCGCAATGTCGTCGAGTCGAACAGCGACGTGAATCGCACCTCTCCCTCGGCGTGCACTCGATTGCCGATCTGCTCGACATAGACGCTGATCGGCGTTTCGTCGTAGCGGATATGTCCTTCGGGCGCGACATCAGCACGGCGCAGGATCCGCGACAGTGCGCTGACAAGGTCCCACAGTTCCACTTCCTTGATCCGGTCGGCGGTGGGATCTTTGGCGGTGGTCGGACGGTCGCCCGCCAGTCGCGGATAGCGTTCCTGCCATTCGTCCGCGCGGGTTTCGAGAGCGACGGCCGC contains:
- a CDS encoding segregation and condensation protein A, which translates into the protein MEVFPYRVELDRFSGPMDLLLYLVRRNEVDLRHLPIARITSQFQEYIEVLQELDLGLVGDFVVMASTLIEIKSRMVLPEENEVEASADEPPISAGDPRSELIQQLLEYRRFKEAAVALETRADEWQERYPRLAGDRPTTAKDPTADRIKEVELWDLVSALSRILRRADVAPEGHIRYDETPISVYVEQIGNRVHAEGEVRFTSLFDSTTLRSKITGMFLAVLELLRHHSFRAQQDEDFGEIVIRPPLPVSDRL
- a CDS encoding class I SAM-dependent methyltransferase, translating into MTSDAQFHDEVRRGERFTFGSNWASFLETLDDSRIAQAEQSLKEMLRVDTLEGRRFLDAGSGSGLFSLAAKRLGASVVSFDFDPQSVACTAELRRRYFADSPSWTVQQASVLDREFLKSLGTFDVVYSWGVLHHTGRMWDALANVADLVNPAGRLFIALYNDEGFKSRVWTRIKKLYCSGPVGRALVKLMFIPLFAGVAVLKCVTTRSNYFADYKRRRGMSVYHDWIDWLGGYPFEVARPEEILEFYRDRGYTLDNLRTTNRLGCNQFVLIRSVGQS